In Kytococcus sedentarius DSM 20547, the sequence AACGGTGCTCCGTGGCACTACTGGCTGCTGGCGTGTAGGAGCAGCCTTGGTGCCGCACTGCGATGCTCATCGACGGCGCCTCCTCGACTTCGGCTGCTGCGTCCGAGCACGGTGTACAGGCGGCGATGAACCCGTGGTCTTGAACAAGTCCACCCATACCTCGACGGGCATGTCCTTCGGCAGGTCCGCAGTGTTCATGCCGTGGCGTGTCAGCCACGCCTGTGGTGAGCCGAGTGCGGTGGTGCGTGCGAGAATCTGGGCGAGCCCGCGGCCGGGACCGGTGTAGACGCGGTGGACTAGGGCATGGAACTGGCGTCGCCGTGCCGGGGACAGCAGCGGATGTTCGCGACGGTGAATGGCAAGGATTCCGCCGTCGACTCCCGGACGCGGGGTGAACGCGCGAGCGGGAACACGACTGTGCAGGGTGAAATCGAACCAAGGCGCCCATTGGGCCGTCATCATCGTGGCACCGCCGACGCCCGCTCTGCGCCGCGCGACTTCCCATTGCACGAGCACGATTGCATCGGTCCATGCCGGGGAGTGCAGAATCTGTCGCAGCATGGCCGTGGTCTGGTGAAACGGCAGGTTCCCGACGAGCACATGCGCGGACGTTGGAAGCCGGTAGGCCAGGAAGTCGTCGGCGACGACCTCGACATGTGGCCCCAGCCGCTCGGCCAGGCGTTGGGCGAGCCGGGTGTCGATCTCGACGGCTGTCACCGGTCGCCCGAGCTGGGCCAGCGGCGAGGTGAGTGCTCCGTCACCGGGGCCGATCTCAATGATCGGGCCATCGGTGGCGGCCACGAGCCGCGTGATCGTGGCGATAGTGGATGGGTCAGTCAGGAAGTTCTGGCCGTGCTCATGACGGCCACCTCGATAGGTAGGCACTGTTTGCTCCGTGGTTGTGGCGGAGCCGGGCACGCTGAAAGAGCCGCCCGGCCGTGATCACCGGGGGCGGGAGCAACAACCTGTGGAGGGTGCTCGCCGCCGTCAGCGGCTGCGCAGACGCAGCGAAGCAGTGCCGTAAACCAACATGCCGACCAGCGTAGGCGACCCCACCGCCACTCAGCGACTCAATATCCCGTCTCTGCTCAAAGACGCGGAGATCCGTATCACTGCGGCTCTTCGGAGTTGAGCGTGGGTGCTTGGGGGTAGGGGTCGAGGTCCCGGGCATGATCTGAGGACTTCTACCCCCTCGGATCGCCAAGGACCTCGAGGGGTGCCTGAGCCTACTTCCCCGTGCCCTGCTGCCTCGTGTGGTGCCTGTCAGACGTGGCTGGGGTTGCCGGCGATGAGCGTCACCGGTGTGGTGGATGACGGTGATGCTGGGCTGGTGGTGCACGTGGAGTCCGTGCCGGGGCCGGCCGGGTGCCCGCACTGTGGGGTGGTGGCCACCGGCCACGGCCGTGACGAGGTGGTGTTGGTCGACGCGCCCTCGTTCGGCAGACCGGTGCGACTGGTGTGGGCCAAGCGCAGATACGTGTGCCGAGAGGCCCTCTGCCCTGGTGCGAGCTTCACCGAGCAGGACCCGTCGGTGGCCCCACCACGGGGCACGTTGACCACCCGGGCGGTGTCCTGGGCAGTGCGCGAACTGCGCGGCGAGCACGCTTCGATCTCAGGTCTGGCCCGCCGGCTGGGGGTGGACTGGCACACCCTGTGGCGTGCCGTCCGTACCCACCTGGAGGTCCTGGAGGCCGACCCGGCCCGGTTCGACGGGGTGTCCATGCTCGGGGTCGATGATTCCCCCCCCCCGCGCTACCGCTCCAAGCGGGAGGTGCCCCCAGCGTGTGGCACCACGTCGATCCGCGCACCCGGGGCCGCGGACCTGAGGATGCTGACCGGGATGGTCGACCTGACCCGCGACCAGGACGGCCGGACCCGTGCCCGGCTGCTCGACCTCGTCCCGGGCCGTTCTGGCGCCGTGTACGGGGCGTGGCTCACTGACCGGGGGCAGGTCTTCCGCGGCGGGGTGCAGATCGCCACGCTGGACCCCTTCGGTGGGTACAAGAACGCGATCGATGACCACCTCGCCGACGCGACCGCGGTCGTGGACGCCTTCCACGTGGTGAAGCTCGCCACCGCGTGCGTGGACTTTCGTCCGTTGCCGGGTCCAGCAGGACACCACCGGCCACCGCGGGCGCAGGGGCGACCCCTTGTACGGGATCAGGACCCTGCTGCGCGCTGGGGTCGAGAACATCTCTGACCGGCAACGAGCCCGCCTGACCGCGGCGTTCACCGCTCACGAGGCGCACGTCGAGGTGGAGCTCGCCTGGCAGGTCGCCCAGGACGTCCGGGCCCTGTTCCACGCCCCCACCCCCACCGTCGGCCGGGCCGCCGCGCAGCGCCTGCTCGAGATCCTGCCGACCAGTCCCATCCGCGAGGTCAAACGCCTGGACCGCACCCTGCAACGATGGTCCGCACCCCTGCTGGCCTACTACGACACCGGCGGAGCATCCAACGGCGGCACCGAAGCCATCAACGGACTGATCGAGCTCCACCGCCGCGTCGCGCGCGGCTTCCGCAACCGCCACAACTACCGACTCCGCATGCTCCTCATCGGCGGAGGACTCACCCCATGACCCACGCTCAACTCCGAAGAGCCGCTAATCCTCGATGTGCACTCGAACACCGTGCTCGCCGGGGCGGACATGCGGCGCGAGCTCCCACTCCGGGGTGTAGTCGCCGGTGAACTGCGGCCGGTACGGGATCGGCTCATCGGTGAACAATCCGTCGAGGCGCCGACGGAGATCGTCGCGTGCTCGCTCGTAGTCGGTGATGCGGTCGGCGCTGGGAAGCGCCCACGGCGAGAGGACGCTCATCCCGGTGTAGGCGAAAGTGCCGTGAAGCAGCCCAAAGAGCAGTTCGTGCAGCTCACCGGACTTCCCACGCGGACCGATGGCGTGCGGCCGGTCTCCGAGCGTGGTGACCACAAGCGCCCGCTTGCCGACGAACGGCCCCTGCTCGAAGCGTAGCCGCCGGCCGGTGGCGGGATCGGAGCCGAACGCGAAGCCACTGACGAACACCCGGTCGAACCACCCTTTGAGGATGGCAGGCATCCCGTACCACCACAGCGGGAACTGGACGACGACCGCGTCCGCTCGGCGAAGCTTCGCCTGCTCATCGACGATCTCAGCCGGCTGGGTGCCGGAGATGTAGGCGTCCCGGGTGTCGATGCTCACGCGGAACACTCCCGGCTCGTCACCGGCGACGTGCCCTCCGTCCGGAGCCCGCACGACCGGGTCCCACCCCATCGCGTAGAGATCAGACTCGACGACGGTATACCCAAGGCGGCACAAGTGTTCGACACCATCTCGACGTAGGCTGCCGTTCAAGGAGGATGGTTCGGGGTGGGCGCTGATCCAGAGGACTGTCGAAGCGGTGGTGTCGGTGCGGTGCATGTTCTCGATGATCTCGGATTAGAGTAGGTTCCACCAGTACGGACATTTTTGTCGCCAGGAGGGGTCATGCGTCTGCCGGTGTCGCGAGCGATGGAGGTCTGCCCGGTCGAGGTCGCGATCTCCGTGCTGGGAGGAACGTGGAAGCTCACGCTGGTCAAGCATCTTCTGGGCGGCACGCGGCGTTTCAATGAGCTTGGCCGACTCGTTCCTCTGGCGAACACGAAGACGCTGACCCGGCAGCTCCGTGAGCTTGAGGAAGACGGCATCGTCCGGCGCACGGCATATCCCGAGGTGCCACCGCGGGTCGAGTACGACCTCACCGAACGGGGTCGATCCCTCGAGCAGCTGGTGGACGCGATGGATGAGTGGGGTGCCGCGTTCGCCAGGCAACAGCGACCTTGATCACACGCGGTTACCCACGGGACACCATCCCGCCCTCCGATAAGTTCTCATCTCGGCACCTATCACGCTCGTTGATTGACCAGGCGTGATGCAGCCGTTGGTGACAGCGATGGTTTAGGCAGCGGCTGCTGCCGTGGTGGTGATCTTGTCCTCGTACTCGATGGGGGTCAACCCTCCTTGTGAGTCCTGTGGGCGTTGGCGGTGGTACTTGCGCTCGATCCAGACCACGATGGCCAGGTGAAGCTCCTGGCGGGTGGCTCAGCGGCGCTGGTTGAGCACGTTGGTCTGCAACAGGGACCAGAAGCTCTCCATGGCGGCGTTGTCTCCCGCTGCGCCGACGCGGCCCATCGAGCCGACCATGGCGTGACGGTTCAGCGCGTGGCCCATCTTGCGGGAGCGAAACTGCGATCCTCGGTCGGCGTGCAGGATGCAGCCGGCGACATCGTGGCCTTCGGCTTTGCGGCGGGCGACGGCGTTGTTGAGCGCGTCGACGGCCAGCGTCGCGGGCATCCGGTCGCTGATCGAGTAGCCCACGACGCGGTGGCCGCAGGCGTCTTTGATCGCGCAGCAGTAGAGCTTGCCCTCGCCCGTCCGGTGCTCGGTGATGTCGCCGAACCAGACCTTGTTGGGTGCGTCGGCGGTGAACATCCGTTGCACGTGGTCATCAAAGACTGGCGGACCCGTCTTGGTGCCCTTGCCGCGTCGTCGACGCTGCGCCGCCGAGAGGATCCCTGATTCTGAGCACAGCGCCCACGCGGTGCGCCTGCTCATCGACCAGCCCGCCTCCCTCACCTCGTGGCCGAGGAATCGGTAACCGAAAGTCGGATCCTCCAGATGGACGTCGTGCAGGGCGTTGATCCGGTGCGCCTGGACCCACTCAGCAGACGTGACCGGGTTCTCGAGCCAGCGGTAGTACAGCTGGCGGGCAAGCTTCAGAACCCGACACGCGACCGTGACGGGGACCCCGCCTTCGGCCAGCTCGCGCACGAGCGGGTAGATCATTTTGACGAGCCACCCAGCTTCAGGTTCGCCTGGGACAGGTAGGCCGCGGCTCGGCGCAGGACCTCGTTCTCTTGCTCCAGCAGCCGGTTGTGGCGCTTGAGCTCACGCAGCTCTGCTGCCTTATCAGAGGTCCTGCCTTGACGTTTGCCGTCCTCGACATCGGCGGCCTTGAGCCAGTTCGTGAGCGTGGCCTCGGCGATCTCGAAGTCCTCAGCGATCTGCTTCAGGGTGGTCTTCGAATCTCGCCCGCGACCGACAGCGACCACGTCCTCGCGGAACTCTTGCGGATAGGGAGCAGGCATAGCGACATCCTCTCCTCTGATGCTGCGCACCAGAAGTCAGCTGTCACCTATCGCTGCATCACGCCCCTACCCGGGATCGCTCGTGCATGTGGATGTGAAGAAGCTCGGGAACATCCCCGACGGCGGCGGCTGGCGCTATGTGTACTGACCGGAGAGGTTAGTTGACCTGGGCTGGTTGGCGTCCGAAGTCGGTGGTGAGCCAGTCCTCGATGGACGTGGGGGGAAAGTCCGGCAGGTCGAAGTCGCGAGGTGCTGGCCGTGGGCTTGCGTCGTGGATGCGGTCGAGGCGGAACAAGCGCCAGTCGTCGCGCTTCGTGTCGAAGGCAACTAGGTACCAGATGCCGTTGCGCAGGACGTGTCGGTACGGGTTCACGAGGCGTTCGGTGACTTCGCCGTGCTGGTCGGTGTAGGTGAATTGCAGGTGCTGCTGCTGGGCGACGGCCTCGGCCAGCAGGCCGAGCAGATGCCAGTCCGCGGTCTTGGCGACGGGGGTGATCACCTGGGTCGCCAGGGCGGTCGCTGCAGCTCGGTGTCGTAGGCGTGGTGGCAGGAGCTGTTCGAGTTTGGCCCGCACGGCCGCGGCGGCGGTGTCCGGGCTTCCGGCTTCCAGGATCAGCAGCCCCGTGACCAGGGAACAGACTTCGTCGGCATCAAGCAGCAGAGGCGGGATCTTGATGCTCGGCACCAGTCGGTAGGTGCCGCCCGGTCCGGGCGCGGAGCGGATGTCGTAACCGAGGGACCGCAAGCGGGAGATGTCCCGGCGAACGGTGCGCTCTGCGATGTCGAGGTGCCGTGCTAGCTCTAAAGCTGTCCAGGCGCGTCGGGTCTGTAACAGCGATAGCAATACCAAGGCGCGTGAGGAGGGGCTGTCCATGCGTACATTCTCGAACAAGTTGAGGACCAGATTAGGCCGGATCTCTAGTTAGCGTAGTGGGCACGACCTCACGAAGGGACCCCGCATGCGAATCGCGGTCACCACCCCGATGGGCCACGTCGGCCGACACGTCACAACAATGCTGATCCGAGCAGGAGTCAGGCCACTGCTACTGGCCCGCAGCCCCGAGAAGATTCCCCAGGCGGTGCGTAGCCATGCTGATGTGGTGCAGGCCGACTCCACCAACCCCGATCAGGTCACCGCGGCGACACACGGCGTGGATGCTCTCTATTGGGTCGATCCCAGCGTTCTGTCAGCCGATCCTCTCACGGACTACGCCGCGGCCACCCACACGGTGGTGGAGGCGGTCACCGCCAACCGGATCGGTCGCGTTGTGTTCCAGAGCAGTGTGGGTGCCGAGAAGCGCAATGGCGTCGGTGAAATCGACGGCCTCGCCGCTACCGAAGTCGCCCTGGACGGCCTCGACGTGGACGTCACCCACCTGCGCTGCGGGTACTTCTTCACCAACCTGCTTCTGGACGTCGAGGCCGTACGGCAAGGAAGCGTCCAGACAGTTCTGCCCCCAGATCACGCCTTCAGTTGGGTGGCTCCCCGCGACATCGCCGAGGTCGCCACCCTCAGACTGCTGAACACCGCGAGGTCCGGACACCGGATCCAGGCGGTGCATGGTCCGCAGGACCTGTCCTGGCAGCAGGTGGCCGAGATCTTGAGTGCCCAGGTCGGCTACCCGGTGCGGGTCGAGCAGATCAGTGACGAGGCTATGCGCGAGCAGTACCTGACCGCAGGGATGCCTCCTGGGATGGCCGACGCCGTTCTGGGCATGAGCACAGGGCTGCGCGATGACTTCGAACCCGAACAGCCACGATCCCTGGCCACGACGACACCCACCACGCTGACCAGCTGGATTCACGACGAACTACTCCCCGAGCTCTGACCGAACAGAACATCCCCCGACGGGCGGCCTTCTTGCGGAGGCCGCCCGTCTCTCATGAGGAGAGCCCATGTCCCATCCCAATGCAGCCCTGACTCCGCGCCACCGCCTGATCGTCGGCCGCCTCGTCGTCGACGAGGGCTGGACGGTCAGCGAGGTCGCCGCTCGGTTCCAGGTCTCCTGGCCAACCGTGAAGCGCTGGGCAGACCGCTACCGCGCCGGCCAGCCCATGCAGGACCGCAGCTCCCGACCCCACCGGTCGCCAAACAAGACGAGCAGGAAGATCAAGTTGAGTCCCGCATAGTGGTGTAGCGCGGTGGCCACGATGTGCCCGGACATGGGTGCGGTCACCGTGTGATCCTTCGAGTCAACCTTCCACAGAATCCTCGAACGGAGTCATCACGATGACCGCACCTCACATTGTGGACCCTGCCGGCCTGCTGAGCGAAGCCCTGGCCGAAGCCTCGCCGGACCTGATGCGCCACTTGCTGCAGCAGACCATCAACGCCCTGCTGTCCGCAGACGCCGACGCGGTGGTCGGCGCCGAGTACGGCCGCCCCAGCACGACCCGTACCGCCCAGCGCAACGGGTACCGTCACCGCGACCTGGACACCCGCGTGGGCACGATCGACGTGGCCGTTCCCAAGCTCCGCACCGGGACCTACTTCCCCGAGTGGCTGTTGGAACGCCGCAAGCGGGCCGAAACCGCGCTGATCACCGTCGTGGCCGACTGCTATCTGGCCGGGGTGTCCACCCGCCGCATGGACAAGCTGGTCAAGACCCTCGGTATCGACGGCCTGTCGAAGTCCCAGGTCTCGCGGATGGCCGCCGAACTCGACGAGCACGTCGAGGAGTTCCGGCACCGGCCCCTGGACACCGCCGGGCCGTGGACCTTCATCGCGGCCGACGCCCTGACCATGAAGGTCCGTGAAGGCGGCAGGGTCATCAACACCGTCGCGTTGATCGCCACCGGGGTGAACAACGATGGCCACCGCGAAGTCCTGGGCCTGCGCGTAGCAACCGGAGAGACCGGGGCGGCATGGAACGAGTTCTTCGCCGACCTCGTCGCCCGCGGCCTGACCGGTGTGCAGCTCGTGACCTCTGACGCCCACACCGGTCTGGTCGAAGCGCTGCGGGCCAACCTGCCCGGCGCGACCTGGCAACGCTGCCGCACGCACTACGCAGCCAACCTCATGTCGGTCACTCCCAAGAGCATGTGGCCAGCAGTCAAGGCCATGCTGCACAGCGTGTACGACCAGCCCGACGCCCCCGCGGTGGACGCCCAGTTCGACCGGCTCCTGGACTACGTCCAGACCAAGCTTCCCGAGGTCCACGCCCACCTGGACGCCGCTGAGGCCGACATCCTCGCGTTCAC encodes:
- the erm gene encoding 23S ribosomal RNA methyltransferase Erm; its protein translation is MPTYRGGRHEHGQNFLTDPSTIATITRLVAATDGPIIEIGPGDGALTSPLAQLGRPVTAVEIDTRLAQRLAERLGPHVEVVADDFLAYRLPTSAHVLVGNLPFHQTTAMLRQILHSPAWTDAIVLVQWEVARRRAGVGGATMMTAQWAPWFDFTLHSRVPARAFTPRPGVDGGILAIHRREHPLLSPARRRQFHALVHRVYTGPGRGLAQILARTTALGSPQAWLTRHGMNTADLPKDMPVEVWVDLFKTTGSSPPVHRARTQQPKSRRRRR
- a CDS encoding NAD(P)H-dependent oxidoreductase: MHRTDTTASTVLWISAHPEPSSLNGSLRRDGVEHLCRLGYTVVESDLYAMGWDPVVRAPDGGHVAGDEPGVFRVSIDTRDAYISGTQPAEIVDEQAKLRRADAVVVQFPLWWYGMPAILKGWFDRVFVSGFAFGSDPATGRRLRFEQGPFVGKRALVVTTLGDRPHAIGPRGKSGELHELLFGLLHGTFAYTGMSVLSPWALPSADRITDYERARDDLRRRLDGLFTDEPIPYRPQFTGDYTPEWELAPHVRPGEHGVRVHIED
- a CDS encoding winged helix-turn-helix transcriptional regulator: MRLPVSRAMEVCPVEVAISVLGGTWKLTLVKHLLGGTRRFNELGRLVPLANTKTLTRQLRELEEDGIVRRTAYPEVPPRVEYDLTERGRSLEQLVDAMDEWGAAFARQQRP
- a CDS encoding helix-turn-helix transcriptional regulator, coding for MDSPSSRALVLLSLLQTRRAWTALELARHLDIAERTVRRDISRLRSLGYDIRSAPGPGGTYRLVPSIKIPPLLLDADEVCSLVTGLLILEAGSPDTAAAAVRAKLEQLLPPRLRHRAAATALATQVITPVAKTADWHLLGLLAEAVAQQQHLQFTYTDQHGEVTERLVNPYRHVLRNGIWYLVAFDTKRDDWRLFRLDRIHDASPRPAPRDFDLPDFPPTSIEDWLTTDFGRQPAQVN
- a CDS encoding NAD(P)H-binding protein; protein product: MRIAVTTPMGHVGRHVTTMLIRAGVRPLLLARSPEKIPQAVRSHADVVQADSTNPDQVTAATHGVDALYWVDPSVLSADPLTDYAAATHTVVEAVTANRIGRVVFQSSVGAEKRNGVGEIDGLAATEVALDGLDVDVTHLRCGYFFTNLLLDVEAVRQGSVQTVLPPDHAFSWVAPRDIAEVATLRLLNTARSGHRIQAVHGPQDLSWQQVAEILSAQVGYPVRVEQISDEAMREQYLTAGMPPGMADAVLGMSTGLRDDFEPEQPRSLATTTPTTLTSWIHDELLPEL
- a CDS encoding IS256 family transposase; protein product: MTAPHIVDPAGLLSEALAEASPDLMRHLLQQTINALLSADADAVVGAEYGRPSTTRTAQRNGYRHRDLDTRVGTIDVAVPKLRTGTYFPEWLLERRKRAETALITVVADCYLAGVSTRRMDKLVKTLGIDGLSKSQVSRMAAELDEHVEEFRHRPLDTAGPWTFIAADALTMKVREGGRVINTVALIATGVNNDGHREVLGLRVATGETGAAWNEFFADLVARGLTGVQLVTSDAHTGLVEALRANLPGATWQRCRTHYAANLMSVTPKSMWPAVKAMLHSVYDQPDAPAVDAQFDRLLDYVQTKLPEVHAHLDAAEADILAFTNFPKDVWSQIWSNNPAERLNREIRRRTDSVGIFPTRQAVVRLVGAVLAEQTDEWAEGRRYLGLDLLARCRMHLIPTPQEDTTTTTELPALTA